The following coding sequences are from one Rickettsiales bacterium window:
- a CDS encoding GIY-YIG nuclease family protein: MLQQQLSSMYIICSKRNGTLYTGCTNNLIRRIYEHKNKLADGFTRKYNIDKLALIEGSNPAWKDLYYEIV; this comes from the coding sequence ATGTTACAACAACAGCTATCTTCTATGTATATTATATGCTCAAAAAGAAATGGAACCTTATATACAGGCTGCACTAACAATCTTATCAGGCGGATATATGAGCATAAAAATAAGTTAGCGGATGGTTTTACTAGGAAATATAACATTGATAAATTAGCGCTTATTGAAGGGAGTAATCCCGCTTGGAAGGATTTATACTATGAGATAGTATAA